In Dendropsophus ebraccatus isolate aDenEbr1 chromosome 14, aDenEbr1.pat, whole genome shotgun sequence, the following proteins share a genomic window:
- the LOC138772937 gene encoding lysozyme C-like codes for MVAQRLFVISLLALVVHCTVVQYDAVYDRCKLIEELNKAGIVGIKGYTMGDYVCLAKRISGYDTSLHTSATEFGLFQINSFWWCDDGKTLERKNLCGVQCSDLLDKNITNDIQCFARIMKDPKGLDAWPVWSTECKGKDLSEFTNGCE; via the exons ATGGTGGCACAGAGACTCTTCGTAATCTCTCTTCTGGCCTTAGTGGTTCACTGCACCGTCGTACAATATGATGCTGTTTATGACAGATGTAAACTGATCGAGGAGCTGAACAAGGCCGGAATTGTTGGCATTAAAGGTTATACGATGGGGGACT ATGTTTGTTTAGCTAAGCGCATCAGCGGCTATGACACGTCACTTCATACAAGTGCCACTGAGTTTGGCTTATTCCAGATAAACTCCTTCTGGTGGTGCGATGATGGCAAAACATTGGAACGAAAGAATCTGTGCGGGGTTCAATGCTCTG ATTTGCTGGACAAAAATATAACCAATGACATAcagtgttttgcaagaattatGAAGGATCCCAAAGGACTAGATGCttg GCCCGTCTGGTCTACAGAATGTAAAGGTAAAGATTTAAGTGAATTTACCAACGGATGTGAGTGA